A part of Helicobacter himalayensis genomic DNA contains:
- a CDS encoding NifU family protein: MQNFPFSDEELQTPVELVIQKVRPTLHLDGGDISILGIKNARVYVRLEGACHGCPSSSRTLKYAIENRLKEEIHPDIVLVNIPHNEPNPFEKL; encoded by the coding sequence ATGCAAAATTTTCCTTTCAGCGATGAAGAGTTGCAAACCCCTGTGGAGTTGGTGATACAAAAAGTGCGCCCGACTTTGCATTTAGATGGTGGGGACATTAGCATTTTGGGCATTAAAAATGCGCGGGTGTATGTGCGTTTGGAGGGTGCGTGCCACGGTTGCCCGAGTAGCTCAAGGACACTAAAATACGCCATTGAAAATCGCTTGAAAGAAGAGATTCACCCAGATATTGTGCTTGTTAATATTCCCCACAACGAGCCAAATCCTTTTGAAAAGCTCTAA
- a CDS encoding phosphoglycerate kinase, with protein sequence MNKIAGIETMQGVKSVRDIDVANKRVLVRVDFNVPLDEDFNISDDTRIREALPTINYCIDNGAKNITLVSHLGRPKGRSSEFSLKHILKRVERLLGRDVAFADSIESVKTLQSTLTGSNSVILLENIRYYDGEEKNSDELSAKLGELCDVYVNDAFGTSHRAHASTYGVAKFVKEKVAGLLLKKEIDSFAKALANPLKPVLLIVGGSKVSSKLTLLYNILDSIDKIIIGGAMSNTFLKARGFDMQKSLVEDDLVSEARKILDTAKQKGVKIYLPVDVVSTDDIKKHEHIKITPAQDIPDGYMAVDMGPATSKLFSEVVRDSQTIIWNGPLGIYEIGAFSRGTFSLAHAVSDTYAFSLIGGGDTADAIDKAGERDNMSFISTGGGASLELLEGEVLPAFEVLDKK encoded by the coding sequence ATGAACAAAATCGCGGGAATTGAAACAATGCAGGGCGTTAAAAGCGTGCGTGATATTGATGTGGCAAATAAGCGCGTGCTTGTGCGCGTGGATTTTAATGTACCATTAGATGAGGATTTTAATATTTCAGATGATACGAGAATCCGCGAGGCGCTGCCCACTATTAACTACTGCATTGATAATGGAGCAAAAAATATCACACTTGTAAGCCACCTAGGGCGTCCAAAGGGCAGAAGCTCGGAGTTTTCACTCAAGCATATTCTAAAGCGCGTGGAGCGCCTTTTGGGACGTGATGTTGCCTTTGCTGATAGCATAGAATCTGTCAAAACACTCCAAAGCACGCTCACTGGCTCAAATTCTGTAATTTTGCTAGAAAATATCCGCTACTATGATGGCGAGGAAAAAAATAGCGATGAGTTAAGTGCTAAACTTGGCGAGCTGTGCGATGTGTATGTAAATGACGCTTTTGGGACGAGCCACAGGGCGCACGCTAGCACTTATGGCGTGGCGAAATTTGTCAAAGAAAAAGTTGCAGGATTGCTGCTAAAAAAAGAGATAGATTCTTTTGCAAAAGCTTTGGCAAATCCGCTCAAGCCTGTGCTACTTATCGTTGGTGGAAGCAAGGTAAGCTCAAAGCTCACGCTCCTTTATAACATTTTAGATTCTATTGATAAGATTATTATCGGTGGGGCGATGAGCAATACTTTCCTAAAAGCGCGCGGTTTTGATATGCAAAAATCCCTTGTGGAAGATGACTTGGTAAGCGAGGCGCGTAAGATTTTGGATACCGCAAAGCAAAAGGGTGTCAAAATCTATCTACCCGTTGATGTCGTAAGCACTGATGACATTAAAAAGCACGAGCATATCAAAATCACGCCCGCACAAGATATTCCAGATGGTTATATGGCTGTGGATATGGGACCTGCGACAAGCAAGCTTTTTAGCGAGGTAGTGCGGGATTCTCAAACCATCATTTGGAATGGTCCGCTTGGAATCTATGAAATTGGTGCATTTTCACGTGGGACATTTAGCCTTGCGCACGCAGTGAGTGATACTTATGCCTTTAGTCTCATTGGTGGGGGTGATACAGCAGATGCGATTGATAAAGCAGGGGAGAGGGATAATATGAGCTTTATTTCAACCGGTGGTGGTGCGAGCTTGGAGCTTTTGGAAGGTGAAGTGTTGCCGGCGTTTGAAGTGTTGGATAAAAAGTAA
- a CDS encoding histidine triad nucleotide-binding protein, whose translation MNVFEKIIAGELPCKKVLENEHFLAFEDINPKARVHVLAIPKKSVKDFQSADSETLTGLSEFIKEVAKKLGIEKSGYRVISNIGADGGQEVPHLHFHILGGEKLGGF comes from the coding sequence ATGAATGTATTTGAAAAAATCATTGCAGGTGAGTTGCCGTGCAAAAAGGTGCTGGAAAATGAGCATTTTTTGGCATTTGAAGACATTAATCCAAAGGCGCGCGTGCATGTGCTTGCAATCCCAAAAAAAAGTGTGAAAGACTTTCAGAGTGCAGATTCTGAAACTTTGACTGGATTAAGCGAGTTTATTAAAGAAGTGGCAAAAAAGCTTGGGATTGAAAAAAGCGGGTATAGAGTGATTAGTAATATCGGCGCAGATGGCGGGCAGGAAGTACCACATTTGCATTTTCATATACTCGGTGGGGAAAAACTAGGGGGATTCTAA
- a CDS encoding cation:proton antiporter, protein MELLLPFAIVAILIVLATPLSNLTKIPIVVAEILLGIFAGYFDLVNPQDTYIMIVANTGLLFLMFLCGMEVDLKNFLAMDRQFLYRAGAYFVMLYGLSALCVVALALPIIFLALLPVMSLGMIMALIRDYGKDKPWLNLALKIGILGEVVSIAVLITMEGAYKYGFNWQLGESLLMLSVFLICVVGVFKLANILFWWFPNLKLLLLPHDDTNSQDIRFVILLFVLFIVLTTALSLEKVLGAFIAGVILATYFKYKHTLPEKLNDLGFGFFVPFFFIYVGTTIDIPIVVENPHILLHALYLVLGMLSIRICAASVVFLRYFKNFKHTLLFALSDCMPLTFLVIVASMGQKFGVLGDALYISCIFGALFEGIFFSLIIKGLFNLKKEF, encoded by the coding sequence ATGGAACTTCTTTTGCCATTTGCAATTGTTGCAATTCTCATCGTCCTTGCCACGCCTTTAAGCAATCTTACAAAGATTCCCATCGTTGTTGCAGAGATTTTGCTTGGTATTTTTGCGGGTTATTTTGATCTTGTGAATCCGCAAGATACTTACATAATGATTGTTGCAAATACGGGGCTTTTATTTTTGATGTTTTTGTGCGGTATGGAGGTAGATTTAAAAAACTTCCTTGCTATGGATAGGCAGTTTCTCTACCGCGCTGGGGCATATTTTGTAATGCTGTATGGGCTTTCTGCGCTTTGCGTGGTGGCTTTGGCATTGCCTATTATTTTCTTAGCACTTTTACCTGTGATGAGCTTAGGCATGATTATGGCGCTTATACGCGATTATGGCAAGGATAAGCCGTGGCTCAATCTCGCGCTAAAAATTGGAATCCTAGGTGAAGTAGTCAGTATTGCTGTGCTTATCACAATGGAAGGCGCGTATAAATACGGCTTTAATTGGCAGTTGGGTGAAAGTTTGCTAATGCTTTCTGTTTTTTTAATCTGTGTGGTTGGCGTCTTTAAGCTTGCAAATATTTTGTTTTGGTGGTTTCCGAATCTAAAACTCTTACTTCTCCCGCACGATGACACAAATTCTCAAGATATTCGTTTTGTGATTTTGCTTTTTGTGCTTTTTATTGTGCTAACCACCGCGCTTTCCCTAGAAAAAGTGTTGGGTGCATTTATTGCAGGCGTTATCCTTGCGACTTATTTTAAATACAAGCACACGCTACCTGAAAAACTCAATGATTTGGGCTTTGGGTTTTTTGTGCCATTTTTCTTTATTTATGTTGGCACGACTATTGATATTCCTATCGTGGTGGAAAATCCGCATATTTTACTGCACGCACTCTATCTTGTGTTAGGTATGCTAAGTATCAGAATCTGCGCGGCAAGTGTGGTGTTTTTGCGCTATTTTAAGAATTTCAAGCACACGCTACTTTTTGCACTTAGCGATTGTATGCCGCTGACTTTTTTAGTCATTGTCGCAAGTATGGGGCAAAAATTTGGTGTGCTTGGTGATGCGCTTTATATTTCATGTATTTTTGGCGCGCTTTTTGAAGGGATTTTCTTTAGTCTCATTATCAAGGGGCTTTTTAATCTTAAAAAAGAATTTTAA
- the tsf gene encoding translation elongation factor Ts — MMEISAQLVKKLRELTDAGMMDCKKALVETKGEIEKAVEYLREKGLSKAAKKADRIASEGVVSVEVASDFSKASLLEINSETDFVAKNDTFKELVQKSAKIVFENELSEVSSLNTSVVDGTKFEEFLQQNIAKIGENIVIRRIDTIKVQGNAVVNGYVHSNGRVGVLIAIAYKKESSKAKAAELARNFCMHAAAMKPQVLSYTELDSEFIKQEKVALIAELTKENEELQRLGKPLHKIPTYISRSELTPAVLEQAKKDFEAELQKQGKPEKIWEKIIPGQIERFIADNTLIDQRLTLLGQFFVMDDKKTIAQVLENVGKELSDELEITKYVRFELGEGIEKKVEDFAAEVAMQMK; from the coding sequence ATAATGGAGATTTCAGCACAGTTAGTAAAAAAACTCCGCGAACTCACTGACGCGGGAATGATGGACTGCAAAAAAGCGCTTGTGGAAACAAAAGGCGAGATTGAAAAGGCAGTGGAATATTTGCGTGAAAAGGGCTTAAGCAAAGCTGCTAAAAAAGCCGATAGAATCGCAAGTGAAGGTGTTGTGAGTGTTGAAGTGGCAAGTGATTTTAGTAAGGCAAGTTTGCTTGAAATCAACTCCGAAACGGATTTTGTGGCAAAAAATGATACTTTCAAAGAGCTCGTGCAAAAAAGTGCAAAAATCGTGTTTGAAAACGAGCTAAGCGAAGTTTCGAGCCTTAATACAAGTGTGGTTGATGGCACAAAATTTGAAGAATTTTTGCAACAAAATATCGCAAAAATTGGTGAAAATATCGTTATTCGCAGAATTGACACAATCAAGGTGCAAGGCAATGCTGTGGTAAATGGCTATGTGCATTCAAATGGGCGCGTTGGCGTGCTTATCGCAATCGCGTATAAGAAAGAAAGCTCAAAAGCAAAAGCTGCCGAGTTAGCGCGCAATTTCTGTATGCACGCGGCTGCGATGAAGCCTCAAGTGCTTAGCTACACGGAGCTAGATTCTGAATTTATCAAGCAAGAAAAAGTTGCGCTTATCGCAGAACTCACAAAAGAAAATGAGGAATTGCAAAGACTTGGCAAGCCATTACATAAAATCCCTACCTATATTAGTCGCAGTGAGCTCACACCTGCAGTGTTGGAGCAAGCTAAAAAGGACTTTGAAGCGGAATTGCAAAAACAAGGCAAGCCTGAAAAAATTTGGGAAAAAATTATCCCCGGGCAAATTGAGCGCTTTATCGCGGATAATACACTTATCGACCAGCGCCTAACATTGCTAGGGCAGTTTTTTGTGATGGACGATAAAAAGACAATTGCGCAAGTGCTAGAAAATGTCGGCAAAGAACTTAGCGATGAGCTTGAAATCACAAAATATGTGCGCTTTGAGCTGGGTGAAGGCATTGAGAAAAAAGTTGAGGATTTTGCTGCAGAAGTCGCAATGCAGATGAAATAA
- the rpsB gene encoding 30S ribosomal protein S2, with protein MITMKDLLECGVHFGHQTRRWNPKMGRFIFGVRKNIHIIDLQKTLRYFKYTYNIVREAASEGKTIMFVGTKKQASETIKQYAETINIPYVNYRWLGGMLTNFSTIKKSVRKLEIIEQMEESGQIDLLTKKEKLMLIRKKEKLTKYLGGVRHMKKVPDMIFVIDVVKERIAVAEARRLGIPVVAPLDTNCDPDKVDYPIPGNDDAIRSIQLFCKEMVEAIQEGRAQNKDGELEEAKQEQKAATEEEKQEVLAELQEGEK; from the coding sequence ATGATCACGATGAAAGATTTGCTTGAGTGCGGTGTGCATTTCGGGCATCAGACAAGACGATGGAATCCAAAAATGGGACGCTTCATTTTTGGTGTGCGCAAAAATATTCACATTATTGACTTGCAGAAGACTTTACGCTATTTCAAATATACTTATAATATCGTGCGCGAAGCAGCGAGTGAGGGCAAAACGATTATGTTTGTTGGCACCAAAAAACAAGCAAGCGAGACAATTAAGCAGTATGCGGAAACTATCAATATTCCTTATGTGAATTATCGCTGGCTAGGTGGTATGCTGACAAATTTTAGCACGATTAAAAAATCTGTGCGCAAGCTTGAAATTATTGAGCAAATGGAAGAGAGTGGGCAAATTGACCTGCTCACAAAGAAAGAAAAACTTATGCTTATACGCAAGAAAGAAAAACTCACAAAATACCTCGGTGGTGTGCGCCATATGAAAAAAGTTCCTGATATGATTTTTGTCATTGATGTGGTGAAAGAAAGGATTGCAGTCGCAGAAGCTAGAAGGCTTGGAATCCCTGTTGTTGCGCCACTTGATACAAATTGCGATCCAGATAAAGTGGATTATCCAATTCCCGGAAATGATGATGCAATCCGCTCAATCCAACTTTTCTGCAAAGAAATGGTAGAGGCTATCCAAGAAGGGCGCGCGCAAAACAAAGATGGTGAGCTTGAAGAAGCTAAGCAAGAGCAAAAAGCAGCTACTGAAGAAGAAAAGCAAGAAGTACTAGCAGAACTACAAGAGGGAGAAAAATAA
- the purE gene encoding 5-(carboxyamino)imidazole ribonucleotide mutase, translating into MDFVSIIMGSKSDFNVMNECAEVLRKFQVPFELIISSAHRSPTRTQEYVIDAQERGAQVFIAAAGMAAHLAGNIAAHTCKPVIGVPLAGGALDGLDSLLSTVQMPSSIPVATLALGKAGAINAAYLAMQILSLKNNELAGKLIQDRVMKAKKVELDSSEVEVRI; encoded by the coding sequence ATGGATTTTGTCAGCATTATAATGGGAAGCAAGAGCGATTTTAATGTGATGAATGAGTGCGCGGAAGTGCTAAGGAAGTTTCAAGTGCCTTTTGAGCTCATCATCTCATCTGCCCACCGCTCGCCCACACGCACGCAAGAATATGTCATTGACGCGCAAGAGCGTGGCGCGCAGGTATTTATCGCAGCAGCTGGTATGGCAGCACACTTGGCAGGAAATATCGCTGCACACACTTGCAAGCCTGTGATTGGTGTGCCATTAGCTGGAGGTGCGCTAGATGGGCTAGATTCTCTACTTTCAACGGTGCAAATGCCTTCTAGTATTCCTGTAGCCACCCTTGCACTTGGCAAAGCAGGTGCGATAAATGCAGCGTATTTGGCAATGCAGATTCTAAGTCTCAAAAACAACGAGTTAGCGGGCAAACTCATACAAGATCGCGTGATGAAAGCCAAAAAAGTAGAGCTTGATTCTTCAGAAGTGGAAGTAAGGATTTAA
- a CDS encoding DUF3972 domain-containing protein → MSLEEFLKLSGLPQEKVLALIESGNILSKKEGDKIFIDATSGTSALVKRVEYSLFNSDTSGNALDPLFVEKTISTILSLHEKVVAGKDETISAYKNENSFLKEALVSMQEVYDDDKKTMETLRSELERAREENEFMKRKYRLMWGRVSDMSGK, encoded by the coding sequence ATGAGCTTAGAAGAATTTTTAAAACTCTCAGGTTTGCCACAAGAAAAAGTTCTCGCGCTTATAGAATCTGGGAATATCCTTAGCAAAAAAGAGGGGGATAAGATTTTCATAGATGCCACTAGCGGCACTTCAGCGCTTGTAAAACGTGTAGAATACAGTTTGTTTAATTCAGATACAAGTGGCAATGCGCTTGATCCGCTCTTTGTGGAAAAGACGATTTCGACAATTTTGAGCCTGCATGAAAAGGTAGTCGCAGGGAAAGATGAAACCATCAGCGCATATAAAAATGAAAACTCCTTTCTTAAAGAGGCACTTGTGTCGATGCAAGAAGTCTATGATGATGATAAAAAGACGATGGAGACCTTACGTTCTGAGCTAGAGCGCGCCAGAGAAGAAAATGAATTTATGAAGCGCAAATACCGCCTTATGTGGGGAAGAGTGTCAGATATGAGCGGGAAATAA
- a CDS encoding chemotaxis protein CheW, translating into MNEQLKEVFDKQQNKKSAGEGVGFDEETLQVISFDVGSEEFAVPILNVKEIVKPIDYTRVPGTPDYVMGVFSLRGSIFPLINLRLRFGLSAIKQDQDTRYLVVYHKDEVVGFVIDKLNEAVRINYSDIDPVPDTISESEELMQGIGKREDRLITILRVENLLKRVF; encoded by the coding sequence ATGAATGAGCAACTAAAAGAAGTTTTTGATAAGCAACAAAACAAAAAGTCTGCAGGCGAGGGTGTGGGCTTTGATGAAGAGACTTTGCAGGTGATTAGTTTTGATGTGGGAAGCGAAGAGTTTGCTGTGCCAATTCTTAATGTAAAAGAGATTGTAAAGCCTATCGATTATACGCGTGTGCCGGGAACACCAGATTATGTGATGGGCGTGTTTAGCTTGCGTGGAAGCATATTTCCGCTTATTAATTTACGCTTGCGTTTTGGGCTTTCAGCCATTAAGCAGGACCAAGACACAAGATATTTGGTTGTGTATCATAAAGATGAAGTTGTGGGATTTGTGATTGACAAGCTCAATGAGGCTGTGCGTATCAATTACAGCGACATTGATCCAGTGCCAGATACGATAAGTGAGAGCGAAGAGCTTATGCAGGGCATTGGTAAGCGCGAGGATAGGCTTATTACAATCCTAAGGGTTGAAAATCTCCTTAAAAGGGTATTTTAA
- a CDS encoding hybrid sensor histidine kinase/response regulator, producing the protein MDDMQEIMEDFLIEAFEMVEQLDQDLVELENNPEDLELLNRIFRVAHTIKGSSSFLNFDILTSLTHNMEDVLNKARRAELKITPDIMDVVLQSVDLMKALLNAIRDNGTDAKSGIDIADTVKRLQAISSGGAAPSPENAQETQSAQSTPAASTTESSAPATDATNPLADEPDLDYSSMSGEQVEAEIERLLKKRQEADKVRREELKKQGITQDIQAPHAPSEEPVKTEAPKPASPKAPAGASAKPAGAKKDDGNTPATNVEQTVRVDVRRLDHLMNLIGELVLGKNRLIKIYGDVEERYDGEKFLEELNQVVSSISSITTDLQLAVMKTRMQPIGKVFNKFPRMVRDLSRELNKSIDLIITGEETELDKSIVEEIGDPLIHIIRNSCDHGIESPEDRKLAGKPATGTVQLKAYNEGNHIVVEITDDGKGLDAQMLRQKAVEKGLISEREADAMSDKEAFNIIFKPGFSTAKTITNVSGRGVGMDVVKSNIEKLNGIIEIESEKGVGTTQKLKIPLTLAIIQALLVAAQEEYYAIPLSSVIETVRISQDEIYAVDGKSVLRLRDEVLSLVRLADIFKVDSVLEAMNEVYVVIIGLADQKIGVIVDYLIGQEEVVIKSLGYYLKGTEGIAGATVRGDGRITLIVDVAGMMEMAKCVKVSINKLIDEAETQKIKSSPSDYVVLAIDDSNTDRAIMKKCLKSLGVTVLEASNGLEGLDIVKNGDKQVDAVLVDIEMPKMDGYTFASEVRKYNKFKNLPLIAVTSRNSKTDRMRGVESGMTEYITKPYTPEYLANVVRRNINLKEGE; encoded by the coding sequence ATGGACGATATGCAAGAGATAATGGAAGATTTCCTCATAGAGGCATTTGAGATGGTCGAACAGCTCGATCAAGACTTAGTCGAGCTTGAAAATAACCCAGAGGATTTGGAGCTTTTGAATAGAATCTTCCGCGTGGCACACACAATTAAAGGATCTAGTTCATTTTTAAATTTTGATATTCTTACAAGTTTGACGCATAACATGGAAGATGTTCTTAATAAAGCGCGTCGTGCAGAGCTAAAAATCACGCCAGATATTATGGATGTGGTGTTGCAGTCTGTGGATTTGATGAAAGCCTTGCTAAATGCGATTAGAGACAATGGCACAGACGCAAAGAGTGGCATTGACATTGCTGATACGGTAAAAAGATTGCAGGCTATTTCTTCGGGTGGTGCTGCACCAAGCCCAGAAAACGCACAAGAAACACAATCAGCGCAATCTACACCAGCAGCCTCAACAACAGAATCTTCAGCACCTGCGACAGATGCTACGAATCCGCTTGCTGATGAGCCGGATTTAGATTATTCTTCAATGAGCGGGGAGCAAGTAGAGGCTGAAATCGAGCGTTTGCTAAAAAAACGTCAAGAAGCAGATAAAGTGCGTAGAGAAGAGCTTAAAAAGCAAGGTATCACGCAAGATATTCAAGCCCCACACGCGCCAAGCGAGGAACCCGTAAAAACAGAAGCACCAAAACCAGCCTCACCAAAAGCTCCTGCTGGTGCAAGTGCAAAACCAGCGGGTGCGAAAAAAGATGATGGCAACACACCGGCAACAAATGTGGAACAAACCGTGCGTGTAGATGTGCGCCGTCTAGATCACTTAATGAATCTTATCGGGGAGCTTGTGCTGGGTAAAAACCGACTTATTAAAATTTATGGCGATGTGGAAGAGCGCTATGATGGGGAAAAATTCTTAGAAGAGCTCAATCAAGTGGTTTCTAGCATTTCATCAATTACAACTGACTTGCAACTTGCGGTGATGAAAACGCGTATGCAACCTATCGGTAAGGTGTTTAATAAATTCCCGCGTATGGTGCGCGACCTTTCTCGCGAGCTTAATAAGAGCATTGACCTTATCATTACAGGAGAAGAAACAGAGCTTGATAAATCCATTGTAGAGGAAATCGGCGACCCGCTAATTCACATTATTAGAAACTCTTGCGATCATGGTATAGAATCTCCAGAGGATAGAAAGCTCGCAGGTAAGCCAGCTACGGGCACTGTCCAGCTCAAAGCCTATAACGAGGGCAATCATATCGTGGTAGAAATCACAGATGATGGCAAGGGCTTAGATGCGCAAATGCTAAGGCAAAAGGCTGTGGAGAAGGGGCTTATTAGCGAACGCGAAGCTGATGCTATGAGCGATAAAGAGGCGTTTAATATCATCTTTAAGCCCGGATTTTCAACCGCTAAGACAATTACCAATGTCTCTGGGCGTGGTGTGGGAATGGATGTTGTAAAATCAAACATTGAAAAACTCAATGGTATCATTGAAATAGAATCTGAAAAGGGCGTAGGCACAACACAAAAGCTCAAAATCCCGCTCACTCTTGCGATTATTCAAGCCTTGCTTGTCGCAGCACAAGAGGAATACTACGCTATTCCGCTTTCATCTGTTATTGAAACAGTGCGTATCAGCCAAGATGAGATTTATGCAGTCGATGGCAAGAGTGTGCTAAGATTGCGTGATGAGGTGCTTTCACTCGTGCGCTTAGCGGATATTTTCAAGGTAGATTCTGTGCTAGAAGCGATGAATGAAGTGTATGTCGTTATTATCGGCTTGGCGGATCAGAAAATCGGCGTAATTGTGGATTATCTCATCGGACAAGAAGAAGTGGTGATTAAATCGCTTGGCTATTATCTCAAAGGTACAGAGGGCATCGCTGGTGCGACCGTAAGGGGTGATGGTAGAATCACACTCATCGTTGATGTTGCGGGTATGATGGAAATGGCAAAATGTGTTAAAGTTAGCATTAATAAACTCATCGATGAAGCAGAAACACAAAAGATAAAAAGTTCACCAAGTGATTATGTTGTGCTTGCAATTGATGATAGCAACACTGATAGAGCGATTATGAAAAAATGCTTGAAAAGCCTCGGCGTCACCGTGCTAGAAGCTAGCAATGGATTAGAAGGTTTAGATATTGTAAAAAATGGTGACAAACAGGTTGATGCGGTGCTTGTGGATATTGAAATGCCAAAAATGGACGGCTATACTTTCGCCTCTGAAGTGCGCAAATATAATAAATTTAAGAATCTGCCACTTATCGCGGTCACAAGTCGTAACAGCAAAACTGATAGAATGCGCGGGGTAGAATCTGGTATGACAGAATATATCACAAAGCCTTACACACCTGAATATCTCGCCAATGTGGTGAGACGCAATATCAACCTAAAAGAAGGGGAGTAG
- a CDS encoding chemotaxis protein CheV: MSLNERKDLSKIATNEMQLVDFRIFEIREEIYEGIYGINVAKVEGIVEFPNHIFDLPAAPDYVLGTFDLRGEIVPLVDLATWMRVQTDPSKNKSRKVIVTVFNNIKVGFIIHEARRIRRISWKDIEGAVFGGDDNQRGKITGTTRIEDNKTLLILDLESIINDLNFYDPMKTLLNDDGSKKEIPKFEGKVLILDDSLIARKLLRTSLRNVGFEIVEAIDGEDGIEKLEKLYGEYGDKLRDHLKLVVSDVEMPRMDGFHFAAQIKQDERFSGIPIIFNSSICDKLSEEKGKELGADAYLVKFDAGLFYDEISRILLK; this comes from the coding sequence ATGTCTCTAAATGAGAGAAAAGATCTTTCAAAAATCGCCACAAACGAAATGCAGCTCGTGGATTTCAGAATCTTTGAGATACGAGAGGAAATCTATGAGGGCATTTATGGAATCAATGTCGCTAAGGTGGAGGGGATTGTCGAGTTTCCAAACCATATTTTCGATTTGCCCGCTGCGCCGGATTATGTGCTTGGGACTTTTGATTTGCGCGGTGAGATTGTGCCTTTGGTGGATTTAGCTACTTGGATGCGCGTGCAGACTGATCCTAGCAAAAACAAAAGTCGCAAAGTCATCGTAACCGTGTTTAATAATATTAAGGTTGGCTTTATAATCCACGAGGCGCGTCGCATTCGGCGTATTAGCTGGAAGGATATTGAGGGCGCGGTTTTTGGCGGAGATGATAACCAAAGGGGCAAAATCACAGGCACTACAAGGATTGAAGACAATAAAACATTGCTTATTTTGGATTTAGAGAGCATTATTAATGATTTAAATTTCTACGACCCGATGAAGACACTGCTAAATGATGATGGAAGTAAAAAAGAGATTCCAAAATTTGAAGGTAAAGTGCTAATTTTAGACGATAGTCTTATCGCACGCAAGCTTTTGCGCACTTCGTTACGCAATGTGGGCTTTGAGATTGTGGAAGCAATCGATGGTGAAGATGGGATTGAAAAGCTAGAAAAGCTTTATGGCGAGTATGGAGACAAGTTGCGAGATCATCTTAAATTGGTTGTTTCAGATGTGGAAATGCCTAGGATGGATGGATTCCATTTTGCGGCGCAAATAAAGCAAGATGAGCGATTTTCTGGGATTCCAATTATTTTTAACTCCTCAATTTGTGATAAGTTGAGTGAAGAGAAAGGTAAAGAGTTGGGAGCAGATGCGTATTTGGTAAAATTTGACGCAGGATTATTTTATGATGAAATTTCTAGAATTTTATTGAAATAA
- a CDS encoding metallophosphoesterase encodes MEQVIIANDALFVADSHWGGSDAHAKKSSKALLALLDSTNASQVFLMGDIAQVLVGNLKKSKDSNCALLESVRALSERAEVFWFEGNHDFGLRYLDLPNVHIISRSQQPLLAEFNGKSVSLAHGDLFLNFKYKFYIGVLNSSFGLWCVKIADILTKGKLYENLERKILQKKVRDFEVDSQKCEEFCKKRLLAYKKFFSRKYCKMLEMTPKIIIEGHFHLDARFTKGEILYICLPSFYINGSIFALQ; translated from the coding sequence ATGGAGCAAGTAATTATCGCAAATGATGCGCTTTTTGTGGCGGATTCTCACTGGGGAGGTAGCGACGCGCACGCAAAAAAATCTAGCAAAGCACTTTTAGCGCTCTTAGATTCTACAAATGCTTCGCAAGTGTTTTTGATGGGTGATATTGCGCAGGTTTTGGTGGGGAATCTCAAAAAAAGCAAGGATTCAAACTGCGCACTTTTAGAATCTGTGCGTGCTTTGAGCGAGCGAGCGGAGGTTTTTTGGTTTGAAGGAAACCACGATTTTGGCTTGCGCTATTTGGATTTACCAAATGTGCATATTATCTCGCGCTCACAACAGCCATTGCTTGCAGAGTTTAATGGAAAAAGTGTGAGTTTGGCACACGGAGATTTGTTTTTGAATTTCAAATATAAATTTTACATTGGCGTGCTAAATTCTAGTTTTGGGCTGTGGTGTGTCAAAATTGCTGATATTTTGACAAAAGGCAAGCTGTATGAGAATCTAGAGAGAAAAATCTTGCAAAAAAAAGTACGTGATTTTGAGGTGGATTCACAAAAATGCGAGGAATTTTGCAAAAAAAGATTGCTTGCGTATAAAAAATTTTTCTCTCGCAAATATTGTAAAATGCTAGAAATGACCCCAAAAATCATCATAGAAGGACATTTTCATTTAGATGCGAGATTTACAAAAGGGGAGATTTTGTATATTTGTTTGCCTTCCTTTTATATAAATGGAAGTATTTTTGCATTACAATAG